TATGTTTGTGGGTGGGTGTGTAAATGTTATCATCTCAAAAAACAAAAGCTAAGAGACCTAAAGCTagaattataataccctgtccATTTTCATTGCAGTACGTAATGCTGGAAACTTAATACCACATGCCCAACATTTTCAAGATGAACACTTTAGCTGTGAGCCGGCAGCCCTAGAGCTGGGATGTGTGGTGAATGATATACGACACATCATAGTCTGTGGTCATAGTGATTGTAAGGCCATGAATTTATTGTATCAACTAAGGGATCCAGAATTTGCTTCAAAGGTAACAAACAAACACCTACCATACATGTATGCATATGCCtacatttctttaaattttatattcccTTGCAGACCAATCGCCGCTTATCACCTTTGAGGGCTTGGCTTTGCACCCATGCCAACACCAGTCTGGATAAATTTCTTGAGTGGCGCGACTCCGGCATGGAAGAACCCCTGATATTTTCCTCTGAAACCCCTTTGCGTCGTTTTGTCGCCTACATTGATCCGGACAATAAATTTGCCATTGAAGATAAACTTTCACAAATTAATACGCTGGAACAAATGTCCAATATAGCCTCGTATGGCTTCTTAAAGAAACGCCTGGAATCGCATGATTTACATATACACGCCTTATGGTTTGACATCTACACTGGTGATATTTACTATTTTAGCCGTGGCTCCAAACGTTTCATTGCCGTCGATGAGGATAGTGTCGAGAAGCTAACAACGGAGGTGCGTAAATTCTATTCCTGAAAAACTAAGGCGCGGGCTGCCAACTGTTGATAGCAGTAAGAGACTCAATTTGAGAAAATgaaacaaccaaccaaccaggcatgcatttatttattaactGTGATAAAAGTGGACACAGGTCGGTGGAAGCGAGTTGTAAGGACGTGAGAGATGGTTTTaaaattcttgaaatttggtttaaaaggaaaaattttattgaaatttttaaaagacaaaatttcagtgaaattttctctacaactaaaatttcagtaaaatttacaaaaaattttctctttagacaaagttttataaaaactaCACCCAAAGACtcgatttaagtaaaatttagtGCAAAAAAGTTTTCACAcaacattattgaaaaaaatttcattcaaaattcttaaaggcaaaatttttttgaagacaAAAATCGGCCATATTATTCTAGAgacattttactgaaattttttctgaagacagaattttgtaaatttttctcTGAAGCAAAATTCTTgttgaaaatttcttcgaacactatttaagtcaaattttgactttcgagaaaatttcacttaaattttgagtttgatgaaaattcaattgaaatattgcctttagagaaaatttcattgaaattttgtctttggagaaagtttcactgaaattttgtctttggagaaaatttcactgaaattttgtcattagtgtaaatttcactgaaatttggactttagagaaaattttaaaaaattttgtctgtaaagaaaatttactgcaattttgtctgtagagaaaatttcactgaaatttttactttagaaaaaatttcactgatatttttactttagaaaaaatttcactgaaattgtgtctttggagaaaatttcactgaaattttgtctttggagaaagtttcactgaaattttgtatttagggtaaatttcatggaaattttgtttttagggtaaatttcatggaaattttgtcttcagaaaaaatttcacggaaattttgtctttaaaaaaatgtcacggaaattttgtctttaaaaaaatgtcacggtaattttgtctttaaaaaaatgtcacggaaattttgtcttaagagaaaatttcacggaaattttgtctttagagaaaattttacgaaattttgtccttagggaaaatttcactggaattttgtccttagagaaaattttactggaattttgtccttagagaaaatttccctggaattttgttcttgtagaaaattttactaaaattttgactttggagattttgtctttagagaaaatttagcgccaattttgtctttagagaaaatttcacggaaattttgcctttagagaaaatttttgtgaaattttctttttggagaaaattttattgcaatttcatattttgattaaattttattgaaatttcgtcttattgaaagaaaattatttatagaaaatttcactgaaattttgactttagagaaaatttcactgaaatttcaaaattttgtttttcattttattaaaattttctctaaagtcagaaagaaaatgttattgcaatttcatattttgactaaatttcattgaaatttcgtgttttttttgaaagaaaattatttagAGAAAAATTGCACTGAAatgttgtccttagagaaaactgcactgaaattttgtctttggggtaaacttcaatgcaattttgtcttaagagaaaatttcgctgaaatattgcctttagataaagaaaattttcttaaaattttgcttttagagaaatttttcttcaaatttaatgttcacaacaaattttctttaaaattggtctttggacaatttttttttaaaacatctTGATCGTACGAAAATTAACTGCAGTTTATATCTCACAGATCTGTGTTACAACCATCCATACATATAAAGAACAAAAAACGGACCACTAATTAGGGAATTGTTTTTcgattatttattttgttaagaatatatttgtatattttgctaaataattttttccgaaaaaaacaaaatgaaaaattaggtaatgtattgtatttgtattaaGATATGTAGTCAATGAAtagaaaattaagatattgtgtgttcaaatatatttttatgtgtctttaataaattaaaaaaaaaaaaaaaaaaaaaaaaaaaaacatacaaaaaagaaATCTTCATTGTAGTTTTGACAAGGGCTATAATcgcgataatcgcaacattcgatattttcgaaatGTCTATATATAAGTATCCATAGTATCGATAATTTCCTATAACCTATAtaacaaacgaaaatgagaagtaaaaatctggagagcgatttacatatatagaagcaatatcaatgtacagaccgaataaaacggTTAGtgggaagtcatgagagaaatcattgtaaaaaattttagacgAAAAGGGTAAAAAGTGCTCCATCTATAGGCGCAATATATATTGAAGGATACGTTCAGTACGTatcgctatttttttttttcaattttgcaaaaaaataactttGCCGATCGATAGGAAAaacatcaatcgatattcaaacaaaaaataaaatatcgatagtgccatcgatattttgccagctctagcctAATTCCTGCATTAGTAATCGCCTTACTACGATTCGTATAGCTGGccaactatcgataatcgcaacattcaatATTTCCGATAGtttcaataataaatatcgatacgatcgttaatttcccatcacctatatatcAAACGGATATGAAAAGTAAAAATcagcagatcgatttatatgaaagcaatatcaatgcacagacaaaataaaaacaattgtaTTACTGTACAAAATATAatcctaatcggatgaaaatttcgccctctataggcacaatgtatcttaaaggatgaattcagtgtcggattgcttatttttgtttaattttgcaaaaaattgaacttttgcgatagtatccatcggaaaaatatcaatcgatattcagtcaaaaaactaaatatcgatagtgccatcgatattttgccagctgtaGTTTTTTGGATGATGGCATCCGTAATCGATTAATTCTAATAGAAACATCGATGTATGTACGAATGAAGGAGTTTTTGCCCGCAACAATTTACTTAATGCAAACAACCATTTTTCGtatcttttcaagaaattatttaaaaataggtCACAGAggtatttattttgttaaaaaaaaacaataattataatatattcaTATAGTTGCCACttaatttggacaaaaattacctttgtggtctcacgcgaacagctgttaacagccggtcaggtttgacggtattaagatgtcagatttttgtttgcattctctttgtcgTTATCTTTTTTTTCGCATATTTTCTGGTCATATACGCACAGgtatacacacactcacacaatttttttttgtgtgttggcaaaacgcagatcagcttgatggcatgcaaatgtggctactgcGACTATTATTCTTCTTCtgacgcctcagtgtacaacaacaacagcagtgatctcatttgtacaacaagcACAAATCAAACTGGACGGCTTTAATCAGCTGTCTGCATGAGATCACCTTTTATTTTCGCCTTGGATTAACCGAGGCAGTAACACCAAAtgtcgtattaaaattttgagtagtaatgacaaaattgaagaaaacctAAAAAATTTAGAGTAGCTTAGAAATCAATACCATATTTCTATTCTCTACAATACCCACCTAAGTATGATTAAAAccacaaatgtatttttttcattggacttattaaaaaaagattttatttgtCTTTAAACATTGGtcagaaaacaaaatttgttaacaaagtattaaaaaaaacacttattgtgccaaaacaaaagacttataGATATACATGGTATTGGCTACATCAAGAACTTAACTttcaaaaaggatttttttaaaactattaaaaaattatatatctgattgaaattttttagaaggATTGCTCATTCAAAAATACTTCTCCAAAATTACGGAAAGCAATGGAAAGTTATAAGGAAAACATTACAAAAAGTTTATAATTCACTTATTGTGGTTATAACGTCTTTGTCTATAATTACATGTTTAGGTTACAATAAGTCACTTTCTCCAATATATCTCCTTACATTGCCTTTTTTAATGGTATTGATGATGATTTACCGCATTCGTATTAGGATTTTCCaattcttcaaaatattttcgtGCATTTCGTATATTTACCAAAGTGGCTTCTGATGGTATTGTGGGATCGGACATAACTACCATAACATATGTGTTGCTCGTAAATGTGTCGATGAATGCGGCAAAGGCGCTATTTCGCACTTCAATTGAATGGAATTTACCACCCAGCTTGGAACAGCTTAGTTTGAATTGTTTTATGATATTCGAGACTTTTTCGAAACGATGTGAATCTCGATTCTTTTTACTTTGGCAATGTGAGATGACCAAAAAGGTGGCTTTTTCGAAGAGTAAAACTTCATCGGCTTCAATGACATTGGCAAAGGCTGAAAGGGAGTTTTCCAAAGCTGCTACATTGGGTATAAGCATAGTGACAATGCTGGACCATGCTCTGAAAAAGAGACAAAatggggaaaaaattaaaaattaggaataaaattgtttatttactCTAGGTGAGAACATCTCACAGTTTTTCCCAGTTATGCATCATTTATAGAAATGGGCATCTACCCAATAAATTGCCCACATTGTGAACTTATAGGGAATTAACCGGTAAataccagggctgcggagtcta
This Stomoxys calcitrans chromosome 2, idStoCalc2.1, whole genome shotgun sequence DNA region includes the following protein-coding sequences:
- the LOC106090663 gene encoding beta carbonic anhydrase 1, translating into MERILRGIMRYRNTTREQMVKEFQKVRDNPEPKAVFFTCMDSRMIPTRYTDTHVGDMFVVRNAGNLIPHAQHFQDEHFSCEPAALELGCVVNDIRHIIVCGHSDCKAMNLLYQLRDPEFASKTNRRLSPLRAWLCTHANTSLDKFLEWRDSGMEEPLIFSSETPLRRFVAYIDPDNKFAIEDKLSQINTLEQMSNIASYGFLKKRLESHDLHIHALWFDIYTGDIYYFSRGSKRFIAVDEDSVEKLTTEVRKFYS